A genomic stretch from Candidatus Nitrososphaera gargensis Ga9.2 includes:
- a CDS encoding winged helix-turn-helix domain-containing protein: MQREEKVRNRSKLDIIYDILASATGGVRKTHIMSRANLSSEQMNFYFNTLLHHSLLDAEKDSDDNLVYRTTQKGIKFLHCCAQIKSLIAPIVKVRTQGELLFL; the protein is encoded by the coding sequence TTGCAGAGGGAAGAAAAAGTCAGAAATCGAAGCAAGCTTGACATAATATACGACATCCTTGCGTCGGCAACAGGCGGGGTCAGGAAGACTCACATCATGTCCCGCGCAAACCTCAGCTCCGAGCAGATGAACTTTTACTTTAACACCCTGCTGCACCACAGCCTGCTGGACGCAGAGAAGGACTCTGACGACAACCTTGTTTACCGGACAACGCAGAAAGGGATCAAGTTCCTCCATTGCTGCGCCCAGATAAAGTCGCTCATTGCACCGATAGTGAAGGTGAGGACGCAAGGAGAGCTGCTCTTCCTGTAG
- a CDS encoding P-II family nitrogen regulator, translating to MKRVEAIIAAEKVSAVNEALKKAGVGGATILDAKGRGKGEKPQVQTGRGTKRLAAEFSVRANVMTVVEDSEVEKVIKAILDTASTGSAGDGKIFVSTVTEAIDIGTKKRGQTAVV from the coding sequence ATGAAGCGTGTAGAGGCAATCATAGCTGCTGAGAAGGTTAGCGCTGTTAACGAAGCTCTGAAAAAGGCCGGTGTGGGCGGGGCGACGATCCTTGACGCAAAGGGTCGAGGCAAGGGCGAAAAGCCTCAGGTCCAGACCGGCAGGGGAACAAAAAGGCTCGCTGCAGAATTTTCGGTTAGAGCTAACGTCATGACCGTGGTTGAGGATTCGGAAGTCGAGAAGGTGATCAAGGCCATACTCGATACCGCAAGCACGGGCTCTGCCGGTGACGGCAAGATATTCGTCTCCACAGTCACCGAAGCGATCGACATTGGAACGAAAAAGCGCGGCCAGACGGCCGTCGTATAA
- a CDS encoding lamin tail domain-containing protein — translation MAIPLVGSSSAQSSNSSMASNVTDPIGNNNVTADDLADNNTKTTTATNDLDDEIGTAGDDNLQVVNDTETSINDDVANIMINEVELNPPGSDLDGEWIELYNPVDADTNLTNFEIRTSFKSATIQLPPEAVIEANGTYLIELDGQILSNTAESLVLANSSGEIIDRTPSLVDRSDDERTWQRVPDGGDEWQFTAGTRGQLNDPGEQADATRSATSSSTAQCQGTAGCAEGMAIRIVDGDTLYVRVNSTIHKVDLALVSAPSRMDDGFIESTSFTRSLCLGSHVLIDQDDKLLTSDSSIIAVVYCESANLNSELLNNNYAALDAGQCQTSEFASQRWAREYGC, via the coding sequence TTGGCTATACCTTTGGTTGGCTCAAGCAGCGCACAGAGCAGCAACAGCTCTATGGCGAGCAACGTCACCGATCCTATCGGCAACAACAATGTCACTGCAGACGATCTTGCTGATAACAATACTAAGACTACTACTGCTACTAATGATCTTGATGACGAAATAGGCACCGCCGGCGATGATAACCTGCAGGTTGTCAACGATACAGAAACATCGATCAATGACGATGTGGCCAATATTATGATAAACGAAGTTGAGCTCAACCCACCGGGCAGCGATTTGGACGGGGAATGGATCGAGCTGTACAACCCGGTTGACGCCGATACCAACCTGACCAACTTTGAGATAAGGACATCGTTCAAATCCGCAACCATACAGCTGCCGCCAGAAGCCGTGATAGAGGCCAACGGGACATATTTGATCGAGCTTGACGGGCAAATTCTATCAAACACCGCGGAAAGCCTCGTCCTTGCAAATTCCTCAGGGGAAATAATAGACAGGACGCCTTCCCTTGTGGACAGGAGCGATGACGAGCGCACTTGGCAGAGGGTCCCAGACGGGGGCGACGAATGGCAGTTTACAGCTGGCACCCGCGGCCAGCTTAACGATCCCGGCGAGCAGGCCGACGCTACACGCAGCGCTACTTCAAGCTCGACAGCGCAGTGCCAAGGGACTGCTGGGTGCGCTGAGGGCATGGCGATAAGGATAGTGGACGGCGACACGCTCTATGTGAGGGTGAACAGCACCATCCACAAGGTGGACCTTGCGCTTGTAAGCGCGCCATCAAGGATGGATGATGGGTTCATTGAATCGACGTCGTTTACCAGGAGTCTGTGCCTTGGCAGCCATGTGCTGATAGATCAAGATGACAAGCTGCTGACGTCCGACTCGAGCATCATAGCGGTCGTATACTGTGAATCAGCCAACCTCAATAGCGAATTATTGAACAACAACTATGCCGCGCTTGATGCGGGCCAGTGCCAGACAAGCGAGTTTGCCAGCCAGCGCTGGGCAAGAGAGTACGGCTGCTAA
- a CDS encoding ATP-binding protein, which yields MKILSKNANELLLLAMKEDSAAKGDYLLIEDRSRSMIVQVYDEEYLSSQALIEDIVKEEVVNASSVENLHDPLNIGSLSRLVRDARIFRAKIRASVKDGKLSSDVTWLPSRVESKIRRLAMKELDSFLGRRGIFPIPLGRTGDSEEFEIYAEDLDGKLTIITGKKESGKSHLSKMLVKTLVQHGAFVVIFDLNNEYSGLGWNRDGTPSAIHRQVKVLEPGKTLRFTLNYCGKGAVSGMLKNALDMPAASLREFFRIWDWLENKQSLSIDAIGNAVNTWNINELVRDALVSRYHVIQSSRLFGDSGLRFEDVISAGGGGAALVINMGEVSPTVRRMVVELVLSKLVDLLERQIIPPIFLFAEEAHLYIRDTYWEDIITRMRHFGVYTTFITNQPDAISDSIYRQVDNIFLFNFTNDGDLEKIARVSLADSDTIRSIVRTLPQRHCLAIGKAVCDLPVVVRVAAAEVLTLGETKKFFKK from the coding sequence ATGAAGATCCTATCAAAGAACGCAAACGAATTGCTGCTGCTTGCAATGAAGGAGGACTCGGCCGCAAAGGGCGACTATCTACTGATCGAGGACAGGAGCAGGAGCATGATAGTGCAGGTTTACGACGAGGAATACCTGTCGTCGCAGGCACTGATCGAAGACATCGTCAAGGAAGAAGTGGTCAATGCTTCAAGCGTGGAGAACCTGCATGATCCGCTCAACATCGGCAGCCTGTCGCGCTTGGTAAGAGACGCGCGGATATTTCGAGCCAAGATAAGGGCTTCTGTTAAGGATGGAAAACTATCAAGCGATGTCACATGGCTTCCATCAAGGGTAGAATCAAAGATAAGGCGGCTTGCCATGAAAGAGTTGGATTCGTTCCTTGGTAGGCGCGGCATATTCCCGATCCCGCTTGGAAGGACAGGCGACAGCGAAGAGTTTGAGATCTATGCCGAAGATCTGGACGGCAAGCTCACAATCATTACTGGCAAGAAAGAATCGGGTAAGTCTCACCTGTCAAAGATGCTGGTCAAGACGCTGGTGCAGCACGGCGCTTTCGTAGTCATTTTCGACCTGAACAATGAGTACAGCGGCCTTGGGTGGAACCGCGATGGCACGCCTTCGGCAATACACCGGCAGGTCAAGGTGCTTGAGCCGGGCAAGACGCTGAGGTTCACCCTCAATTACTGCGGCAAGGGGGCGGTGTCTGGAATGCTGAAAAACGCGCTTGATATGCCCGCGGCGTCGCTTCGCGAATTCTTCCGCATATGGGACTGGCTTGAAAACAAGCAGTCGCTTTCAATAGACGCGATAGGAAATGCCGTCAACACTTGGAACATAAACGAGCTTGTGCGCGACGCACTAGTTTCAAGATATCACGTCATCCAGTCATCACGCCTGTTTGGCGACAGCGGCCTGCGGTTTGAGGACGTGATCTCTGCCGGGGGCGGAGGGGCGGCGCTTGTGATCAACATGGGCGAAGTCTCGCCCACTGTGCGCAGGATGGTAGTCGAGCTGGTACTGAGCAAGCTTGTAGACTTGCTTGAGCGGCAGATCATCCCGCCGATCTTCCTCTTTGCAGAAGAGGCGCACCTCTACATTCGCGACACATACTGGGAGGACATTATCACCCGCATGAGGCATTTTGGTGTCTATACCACTTTTATTACCAACCAGCCTGATGCGATAAGCGACAGCATCTACAGGCAGGTCGATAACATTTTCCTGTTCAACTTTACAAACGACGGCGACCTTGAAAAGATAGCAAGGGTTTCACTGGCAGACAGCGACACTATCCGGTCCATAGTGCGGACGCTGCCCCAGCGCCACTGCCTGGCAATAGGCAAGGCAGTGTGCGACCTGCCTGTGGTGGTAAGGGTGGCGGCAGCAGAGGTGCTGACGCTTGGAGAAACTAAAAAATTCTTTAAAAAATAA
- a CDS encoding DNA double-strand break repair nuclease NurA: MATQLNPLFHASLSLGDLGIVESVSNCLAPKLDELKGKKIVFSCDDKKMIPVDGWGLRSNSYSAATTVTTIRPIKENALVAAIDSSSVKLAETEEGSLYAIKCGIATAYAGRALMHFKIGPVLFYLSESTIRDSDLEDRLAKLVLLDDDFAKRLIRVRAERAVQKELASHFTNSIILVDGSLKASVFEDRERSLGKIAESCVLRKNMMIGISKGTRLKVLERAAAPLTKVPGPAYIEVDMIIKGLIRNTVGSNSMVKLEKNSPILRADIVGNRTEALGMLLGNDPVAGGYPETLRLAHYISTFTSTDMTCLRSHVLNSYDVTELAADDIRSMLLGSISV, encoded by the coding sequence ATGGCCACACAATTAAATCCTCTTTTTCACGCCAGCCTGAGCCTCGGCGACCTCGGCATAGTCGAGTCGGTGAGCAATTGTCTCGCGCCCAAGCTTGACGAGCTCAAGGGCAAAAAAATAGTGTTCAGCTGCGACGACAAGAAAATGATACCGGTTGACGGATGGGGACTGAGATCCAACTCCTATAGTGCAGCCACGACGGTGACCACTATCCGGCCCATAAAAGAGAACGCGCTTGTGGCTGCGATTGACTCTAGCAGCGTCAAACTGGCCGAGACCGAGGAGGGCAGTCTCTATGCGATAAAATGTGGCATTGCAACGGCGTATGCCGGCCGCGCACTCATGCACTTCAAGATCGGCCCTGTCCTGTTCTACCTGAGCGAAAGCACGATCCGAGATTCTGATCTTGAAGATCGACTGGCAAAGCTCGTGCTTTTAGATGACGACTTTGCAAAGAGGCTGATAAGGGTGCGAGCAGAGAGGGCAGTGCAGAAAGAGCTTGCAAGTCATTTCACAAACTCGATAATCCTAGTGGACGGTTCGCTCAAGGCATCAGTGTTTGAGGACAGGGAGCGCAGCCTTGGCAAGATAGCCGAAAGTTGCGTCCTCCGCAAGAACATGATGATCGGGATTAGCAAGGGAACGAGACTCAAGGTGCTTGAGAGGGCGGCCGCCCCGCTGACAAAGGTGCCCGGGCCGGCATACATCGAAGTCGACATGATAATCAAGGGCCTGATCAGGAACACGGTTGGAAGCAACTCGATGGTCAAGCTTGAAAAGAACAGCCCAATCCTTCGCGCCGACATTGTGGGCAATAGGACCGAGGCGCTTGGCATGCTGCTTGGAAACGACCCAGTGGCAGGCGGCTACCCGGAGACCCTGAGGCTTGCCCACTACATCTCTACCTTTACAAGCACAGACATGACTTGCCTGAGGAGCCATGTGCTGAACAGCTACGACGTGACAGAGCTTGCGGCAGACGACATCCGCAGCATGCTCTTGGGGTCGATCTCAGTATGA